Genomic window (Funiculus sociatus GB2-C1):
CTGGATGATGATAGCCCAAATTTTTATTGACACCAGTTTCTTCAAACTCGTAGAACAGCGCTGTAATTTTTTGCAAGTATTGCGGGTCTGAAAGCTGACCGATTAAATCAGCAGCGCGAACTAGACCGGGATAGTTAACAGTGTCCTGATGTTCCTCATCAGGGGGGACTGGAAAACGGGTCAACTCAATGTTGTGCTTAATCACTTCCACATCAATCAGTGGATGACCCGAAAAACACTCCTCAACAAACAATTTCCCCCGGTCTACATGATAAGGAGTTAGGCTTGCATCGGTGGAACCGAGTGGTAAAGAAATTATCTCACCTTTTATTCCCTTAGCATACAACCTCTCATTAAGTTGGTCTTGACGACAGACACGCTTAACATAGCCAATGTCATGACACAGCAAAGAAATTATTGTATGCAACCAATCCTCACAGGAAACACTTCCTTCACTTTGGTGCTTTCCTTGCAAAATTTCTTGTCCTACTAAAGTCACAAGGATAGTGTGTTCAACGTTGTGATACAAGGCGTTGCTAGTAGCAATGTTTTCCAGCGCCATATTTGCGACCCAACTAATCAGGTCAACATAATCTGGTTTGAGATTTCCGTAAGCCTGACAATAACCTGCTTGGAGGCATTCAACGCAAGTACCAATCATTGCCTTTGTGAGACTAAACATTGCTCTTCCCCTGACTGAATTAGTAACTTTTGAAATAAATACACGCTTACGCTGTCAATCTTTTAAATAGGCTATTGGGTAATTCTTTTCATTCAAGTGGTTAAGAGGGAAACCCTTATTAAAATATTGACGCCTAGTTCATAAGAAAGCAACCAGAAAAACTCATCGATTTTTAGCTTTTAGCAAATTAGTTCCCAAGAATTGGGCGAAATAATTGATGTGAAAAATATAAACCTCATAAAACCTCATAAAACATCAGGCTAACCTCACAAAAAGCTATAAATCTACTATTCTCTAATATCGCGCGTTTCTCTCTCTAAATAGTGTGATCGTTTCAATCGGTAAGTTGTGATAATTACTGGCTGATAGTTGTGATGATAAATGCACCTTCATGGTGACAGAATAAGGCTATATTTGTGACACAGGTTACAGACTGATATTAAAGTATCTAGGGTGAGCGATTAAAAATTCCTGTCTACTTTTAGGCAAGGATGAGAACTAGCAGTCAGTAGCTTGCTTGCGGTAGATATTGCACCAGATAGAAAAAATCACCTGCTTTTAATTAACACTTCTCAGGCATACGCCCAGAAGAAGGTCAAGGCTTTATAATTGACAGCAACCTGATCTCCCTATCAAGAGCAGCTTTTATGAGCGACCAGAAAAATATCCTGATAATTGTGACAAACCACAAACAAATTGATGCTGACCATCCAACAGGATTGTGGTTAGAAGAGTTCGCGATTCCCTTTCAATTATTTCGCCAACACACATATACAGTCACAGTTGCCAGTCCTCTAGGCGGGATGGCACCAATTGATCCCCGTAGCTTGTCTACATCTGAGCCAGCTGAAGCTCATGGTGATGCACTGCAAGCTCTACAGTATACGGAACCATTGAATAGCGTAAACGTTGACGACTACGATGCAGTCTTTTTCCCTGGCGGACACGGGACAATGTATGACTTACCTATTCCTGAAGTGGGTCGGGTGGTCAGCCAGTTTTTCGATGCTCAAAAGGTGGTAGCGGCGGTTTGTCATGGCCCTGCTGCATTTGTGCAAGCAACGCAATCAGATGGTACGCCGATTGTAAAAGGGCGAAAAGTCACTGGTTTTACCAACGAAGAAGAAGAGGAAGTTAAGTTAGCTCACTTGATGCCTTTCTTACTCGAATCGCGGTTACAGGAACTCGGTGCTAAGTTTGAAAAGGCATCTATGTGGAGTGACTATGTAGTTGTAGATGGCAAGCTAATTACAGGTCAGAATCCCCAATCGAGTGCTAGTGTAGCTAAGGCAGTGATTGAAGCACTTGCGTGAACTACCTAAGCAGATAGGCTAAGACAGCATAAAGTTAAACAACTCAGTTAACACTCACAACTTCGACCAAAGAATCTCCCACCGCCGCCACTCGACCCAAATCAGCAAAAGCAGATGAAGTTGCCGCATTTACAGTATTCGCTGCGTGAGAAAGCTTGCGCCAGTAACCTAGAGGCGCAACTACTACACCCGGTCGCGTAATGTCGCTAACATGAGCCGGAACCTGAAACGCTCCCCGGTCGTTGAACACTTTCACTAACTGCCCCTCGACGATACCACGAGCCGCGGCATCGGATGGATGGACAATTACCCTTGGTTCTCTCTGTAGTTTGCGGTGCTTAGGCAAATTGGCGAAGCAGGAATTAATAAACTGATGCGGTTTAGCTGATAACAAACTTAGAGGATAACGCTCTTTTAGCGTCGGATTGCTAATCGGTGACTCCCGCTGCGGAGTATAAGTAGGCAACGGGTCTACTGGCGTTCCAGGTTGAAATTCTTCACAGCCTTGGCGAAATGCCGGTAACACATAGTTGCTGTCCACAGCCATAGATGACAGGAACTCGCATTTCCCGGAAGGGGTAGGGAAGTTTCCAGCGGCGTGAGGAACCAAGTCGATTTTCAACTTGGCAAACCCTTTAGTTTTCAGCAAATCCATATCAATGCCATCTAGCGCAGGTGCAGACCAGTCCAAAACCTCCATTGCCATCTGTTCATCGCTAAGTTTAAAGCACTCTTCCTCAAACCCCATACGAGTTGCCAAGCGCCGGAAAAGTTCGATATTTGGGATGGCTTCTCCTAAAGGCGCGATCGCTGGCATATTTAAAGTTACATAGGTGTGTCCCCATGAAAACATCAAATCCAAATTCTCAACTTGAGTAGTAGCAGGCAGCAAAATGTCTGCATAATCAGCGGTATCTGTCATAAACTGCTCGCTCACGACAGTAAACAAATCCTCGCGAGACAAACCTGCCACGATTTTGTCCTGTTCCGCTGCTTGAGTAACTGGGTTGCAGTTGTAGACAAATAAAGCCTTGATGGGTGGATTCAGTTCTCCAGTTAAAGTTTGACCAATCTGCCACTGATTAACAACTCGCGTACCCGATTTGATAAACTCAGGGCGATGCACCACCTCCCAGCGAATGGGGAAAGGCCACATGGGAGCCTGTAGCATACCACCCCCCAAGTATCGCCACGCACCTACTAAGGCAGGCAAACAGCAAATTGCCCGTATCCCCTGGCCGCCTCCTGCTTGCTTCTCCAGCGCAACTCCCAGGCGAATAACGGATGGCTGCGTTGTGGCGTATTCCCTAGCAAGAGTCACGATGTCTTCAGCAGGAATACCCGTAATTTCAGCAACTCGTTCTGGTGGAAATTCGCTAACTCTTTCCTTAAGTTCTGCAAACCCAACGGTGTAATTTTCTACATAGTCCGCATCAATTAAATTTTCGCTGATGATAACGTGCATCAGGCCTAGGGCAAAGGCACCATCTGTACCGGGACGAATCGGAATATGCCAATCTGCTTGCGTTGCAGTTTTTGTCCGAACTGGGTCAATTACAACTAACTTAGCCCCGTTTTGCCTTGCTTCCTTGATAAACGGCCACAAATGCACGTTGGTGGAGAGTACATTGCAACCCCACAAAATAATGTATTTAGAGTGGGAAAAGGTGTCTGGGTCAGTACCGTGCGTTGCACCATAAGTCATCAGCCAAGCGGTGCTAGTTCCAGAAATGCAGAAGGTGCGTTCGCTGATGGAAGCACCTAGCCTGTTGAAGAAGGCATCACCAACAGTCAAACCGTTGAGAAGTCCTTCGTGACCCAGATAGCTGCATGGTAGGATAGCCTCGGCTCCATACTCAGCAATAATTTCTTGGAAACGGCTGGTAATCTCGTCTAGGGCAGCGTCCCAACTAATACGCTCAAATTGACCGCTACCTTTGGGGCCGATTCGTCGCATCGGGTAAAGCACTCGGTCTGGGCTGTAAACTCGGTCAAGGTAGTCGCTGACTTTGCCACAGAGAGTACCCCGTGTAAAAGGATGGTCTGGGTTGCCGCTTACTGATGTGGCTCTACCATCCTCCACCGTTATGAGCATGGCACAGGTATCGGGACAATCGTGAGGACATGCGCCGAGTACAATGGTCTTTTCGCCTACAGTGCTGACCATAACTTTACCCCGCTGATTACAGTATTGTAGTTTTATATTTAGCTATAGCTGCTCGGAAAAACTGTTAGAAAAGTTACATAAAAATTAATTGTGTTTTAGTTATTAGTATGAGCGGTATCTTTATTTTGGCAACTCACAATAAATACCCCCACAAGAACTTCCAACCTTCCACAAAGGGAGAGCGAGGGGAAATTGTGCCTATTCAAAGGGACAGATTTTATCGAGTCATGAACCAGCTATAGTTCATGAGGTTAATTTTAGGCAATCAAAAAACCAAAATTCCGTAGTTTGAGATACAAAGCTAGGTTCAACTCTACGCCCCAGTAGAGTTAATAATAGGTTCTACCGAACTTGCTATGTAAAAATGTTAAGAATAGCTAATCAAGATAGAAAATGCAAAATAGGTGTAAGAGGTGAGATTTGTTGCTAAGCTTGAATTCTGGGATTAATT
Coding sequences:
- a CDS encoding molybdopterin-containing oxidoreductase family protein, with the translated sequence MVSTVGEKTIVLGACPHDCPDTCAMLITVEDGRATSVSGNPDHPFTRGTLCGKVSDYLDRVYSPDRVLYPMRRIGPKGSGQFERISWDAALDEITSRFQEIIAEYGAEAILPCSYLGHEGLLNGLTVGDAFFNRLGASISERTFCISGTSTAWLMTYGATHGTDPDTFSHSKYIILWGCNVLSTNVHLWPFIKEARQNGAKLVVIDPVRTKTATQADWHIPIRPGTDGAFALGLMHVIISENLIDADYVENYTVGFAELKERVSEFPPERVAEITGIPAEDIVTLAREYATTQPSVIRLGVALEKQAGGGQGIRAICCLPALVGAWRYLGGGMLQAPMWPFPIRWEVVHRPEFIKSGTRVVNQWQIGQTLTGELNPPIKALFVYNCNPVTQAAEQDKIVAGLSREDLFTVVSEQFMTDTADYADILLPATTQVENLDLMFSWGHTYVTLNMPAIAPLGEAIPNIELFRRLATRMGFEEECFKLSDEQMAMEVLDWSAPALDGIDMDLLKTKGFAKLKIDLVPHAAGNFPTPSGKCEFLSSMAVDSNYVLPAFRQGCEEFQPGTPVDPLPTYTPQRESPISNPTLKERYPLSLLSAKPHQFINSCFANLPKHRKLQREPRVIVHPSDAAARGIVEGQLVKVFNDRGAFQVPAHVSDITRPGVVVAPLGYWRKLSHAANTVNAATSSAFADLGRVAAVGDSLVEVVSVN
- a CDS encoding type 1 glutamine amidotransferase domain-containing protein — protein: MSDQKNILIIVTNHKQIDADHPTGLWLEEFAIPFQLFRQHTYTVTVASPLGGMAPIDPRSLSTSEPAEAHGDALQALQYTEPLNSVNVDDYDAVFFPGGHGTMYDLPIPEVGRVVSQFFDAQKVVAAVCHGPAAFVQATQSDGTPIVKGRKVTGFTNEEEEEVKLAHLMPFLLESRLQELGAKFEKASMWSDYVVVDGKLITGQNPQSSASVAKAVIEALA
- a CDS encoding Npun_R2479 family HD domain-containing metalloprotein — its product is MFSLTKAMIGTCVECLQAGYCQAYGNLKPDYVDLISWVANMALENIATSNALYHNVEHTILVTLVGQEILQGKHQSEGSVSCEDWLHTIISLLCHDIGYVKRVCRQDQLNERLYAKGIKGEIISLPLGSTDASLTPYHVDRGKLFVEECFSGHPLIDVEVIKHNIELTRFPVPPDEEHQDTVNYPGLVRAADLIGQLSDPQYLQKITALFYEFEETGVNKNLGYHHPEDLRLGFPNFFWNVVYRYIQQGVRYLEVTPSGRQIITNLMENVSVVEDEILGNTLKVPVGKPYTSFPNLKKVSRDTIGYEANQLATNQGSVAINKLVSSKSVFVNAR